The genomic interval GATCTGTTAATTGAATATTTAAACCATTTACGGATTGTTCAAATGCAGCTTCTGGTACGGTTTGTTCGAAAACTATAACGGTCGCAAATGCTTTACAAAAATTCTGTGTATTTTCAACTTGAAACTCATAATCTCCGCCTTTATTTACGATCGGCATTAAAGTATTCGCCCCAGTAACAATATTACCATTCGCACTGGTCCATAAATATTTAAAATTTGCTCCTTTGGATGATGCGGAACCATCGATAATTACTTCGGTATTTATACAACTTACATCTTTCTCAGGATTCGCAATTGCTTCGGGCACCAATTGATCTTTTTTAATTTCAATCGTATCTTTAGATACACATAAATTAATGGTATCCTTTACATGTAAAATATACTTAGCATCTACATTAACCAAAATTGATTTCCCTTGAATTAAGAAACTGGTATCATTCTGTTTTTTCCAATAAAATTTAGTTTGCAAATCCTTACTTGTACCTTTTAATTCTGTTTCTAAAAATACGCAATTTAATGTAGTATCATTACTACTTTGGATATTTGGAAATACCCTTTTATCTAAAACCACAACAGAATCGACATCAAAGCATTTGTTACCAGCGTCTGTCACTTTTAAAAAATATTTTCCAGGCAAATTAACATCAGGCAAAAGTGTTTCCTGACCTTTCACAATATTTCCTTCTTTTGTTGTCCATAGATAAATAAAAGCACCACCTTGGCTAGATTGACTTCCATCAAGATTTATTATTTCCTTTTTACAATCCAATGGTTTATCTGTTCCTGCATGAACGTCTGGTTTATGTGTAGCATCAACATAGGTAGTGCTCGTTTCTTCACATCCATTAGCATCTGTAACGGTAACAGTATATGATTTTTCACCTTTTAAATCTGAAAAATAAGGACTTGTTTGTTGTCCAAAACCAAGGTCATAATCATATGGGAAAATGCCTCCATTTGCTTTAGCTTGAATAAAACCATTAATTTCATCGCATGTTTCTTTACCAGGAACAGTGGAAAGTGTTAAATCAGAAGGTTGATTTAATGTATATGATTTTACTTTGGTACAACCTGCATTATCCGTAACTGTAACTGTATATGTTCCTGCTTTCAAATTATCAGGAGCATCTGTGGTATTGCCATTTGACCAATTAAAATTGTAAGGGGGAGTACCGTAATTTACATCGATAAAAATACTACCTGTAGGTTCATTAAAACATTTTACATGGATCAATTGAGAACTTACGATATCAACACGTTTTGTTGGTCCATCAATAGTAAATGGTCCAAATTCTTTAAAATATGTATTTACATCAGTTATGGTAACAGAATAGGTACCACCTGGCAAATTATTGAGATCTTTAGAAGTCATGCCATTACTCCATTTATAACTTAGCGTACTAAAACCTCCAGTAACATTCAAAACAATTTTACCATTATCACCACAAGTTGAGTTTGTTAAATTTGCAGTTGCAGCTAATTTAAAACTTTTAGTAATCCAATTAGCATAGTTTTGATATGTTCTAGTTCCAATTTCCCAGCTTCTTTTATCTGGTGAAATAACATATAAAGTAGGGTAATAATTTATATTATAATCATTATTAACACTCGCCCCGTTGCTGCCAGAAAGATCTGCAATCTGATAAGGAATCCCAGCCACCCAATTACCTTGCGTTGAGCTATTACACCCACTAGGACCATAAAGACAATTTGTATTCGTATTCCAATCTGATTCCAACATAACCACGGTCGTTTCATTACCAAGGTTATTATAAACACTTTCTAATACCCCGCTGGTATGAAAGGCCCAACAAGGTGAGCACCAGGTTGCTGAAAAATCAAGACAAGCAGATTTATTGGATCCCATCATAGCATAAAGGCTATAAGTGTTTCCGTTAATATCTTCCACTGAAAAATCTGGGGCTATAGAACCATTTGTAAGTTGTCCGAAGATTTTAAAAGAAAGAAAAATAAAAAAAACGAAAAGTAGACGTCTGGCCATATTTAATATTTTAATGTAAATATAGCGAAATATGAATATATGCAGAATTAAAATTAACTTGAGATAATCGGATAATTGAAAACTTAAAACACTAAAAAACCGGAAATTCTAAACGAAAAAATTTTATCTTCTCAGATTCTTCATTTGGTTCATCATTTGGCCCATTCCCTGTCCTTTGGAAAACATAAACATCATTTTGCGCATTTCCTCAAATTGCTTTATAAAAGCATTGATTTCATGAACCGTTTTGCCACATCCGGTTGCAATTCTATTCTTACGAGACATATTGAGAATATCAGGATTCGCTCGTTCTTGTGGTGTCATCGACTGAATAATTGCTTCCACTTTACTAAACGCCTTCTCATCAATATTTACATCTTTCATCATCTTTCCAGCCCCGGGTATCATACCCAGTAAGCTTTTAAGATCACCCATCTTTTTGATTTGTTGCAATTGCTGTTGAAAGTCATTAAAGTCGAACTTATTTTGTTTAATCTTCTTTTCGATCTTTTTTGCCTCTGTTTCATCAAATTGTTCCTGAGCTCTTTCTACTAAACTCACAATATCCCCCATTCCAAGAATCCTTTGGGCCATACGATCTGGATAAAAAATATCTAGAGCGTCCATTTTTTCACCCATAGAGACAAACTTAATGGGCTTTCCAACGGTATATTTTATTGAAAGTGCTGCACCTCCTCTTGTATCTCCATCTAATTTAGTTAGAACGACACCATCAAAATTAATCCTTGAATTAAATGCTTGAGCTGTATTAACCGCGTCCTGACCGGTCATAGAATCTACCACAAATAAAGTTTCAGAAGGCTGAACCGTAATTTTAATACGCTCAATTTCTTCCATCATCTCTTCGTCCACTGATGTCCGTCCAGCGGTATCTATAATCACTACATCAAGTTTATGGGTTCTGGCATACTCAATAGCATTCTTGGCGATCACTACTGGATCTTTCACTTCAGGCTCCTTGTATATTTCCACTCCAACCTGTTCAGATAAAACAGTTAATTGATCGATAGCTGCTGGTCTATATACATCACAAGCAGTTAAAAGTACTTTCTTATTCTTCTTCGTTTTTAAGAAAAGCGATAGTTTACCGGAAAAGGTTGTTTTACCAGATCCTTGTAAACCAGCAATTAAAATAACAGCAGGATTTCCATTTAAATTTAAACCTTCTGCCTGGCCGCCCATGAGTTCTACAAGCTCGTCCATAACTATTTTAACCATCAGTTCACCTGGCTTAACAGATTTTAAGATGTTCTTAGATCCTAATGCTTGTTCTTTGATCTTATCTGTAAATTCTTTAGCAATTTTGTAATTTACATCTGCTTCAACCAGTGCTCGTCTAATTTCTTTAATAGATTCAGCCACATTAAGTTCTGTTATCCTAGACTCCCCTCTTATGGTTTTTAGCGCTAATTCAAGACGTTCATTTAAGCTATCAAACATGTATATTAATTTAAAATGCAAAGATATCCTTGAACTTGAAACTACCCCAATAAATTCAAAGACAGTTAATTCCTAAGTCGTTTTTTAAGATCCTACAATAAACTGCCCATTATTCATTCTTAAGGATTTACAAGTTGTAATTTCTGGTGCTATGCCAAATAAGCTTGTTGACAAAATCGTCATTCTTTCCGTTTGTCTCAATTGTTGAATGAGCTCAATAACCATATTTCTTCTCGTTACATCTAAAGCGTCAAGACTTTGATCCATCAATAATAATTTAGGCTTATTTATAAGTGCTCTAGCAATTGAAACCAGCACCTGATCACTATTAGACATATGTTCAATTTCAGTTTTCACTAAATGCTTTAGTTCCAGTTTCTCTAAAAGATTTGAAATTAATTCATCCTGAGTTTGATCAAATACCTTATCAGAAGCATCTAAAGCCATTAAAAGATTGGCTCGTAAGGTTTTATTTAACAAAAGCCGGTTTTTTTGGCTGGCATAGCCAATTTTACGTCGAATTTCCAATTTATCGCTCTTATTTAATGGAATTAATGAATAATCCAAAACCAATAATTGACCCGAGCAATGCATTGGATTCCCGTAAATTGAATCTAAAAGAGTTGATTTTCCTGCGCTATTTGATGCCTGAATTTCGACCCAATCGCCTTCCTGCAGGGTCCAATTTAAACTAGAAATAATATACTCATCGTTATATCCTAAGTTTAAATTAATAGCTTGTATTACGTGTTTTGACATAGTCTTGTATTCAAATCCAAAAATAGATCATTGATAACAGAACCAGAACTTTCTAGACTTTGTTTACTTATGATTAACCTGATACCATATGAATTTGATAATCCATAAACACTCAAAACCAGCATATAGATAAACAGATTAACTTTGCCACAGATATGAAAAAATCATTTATTATTGCTTTTGCCTTAATTGGAGTTGCTGTAGCTCTACTAATATCTGCTTCCAAGGATTTTTCAACGTACTCCAGTTTTAGTAAAGCTAAAAAAAATGGTGGTGTAGTAAAAATTGTTGGACAGTTAGCTAAAGAACAGGAAATTTATTATGAACCTGATAAAGATGCTAACTTTTTTAGTTTTTATCTTACGGATAAGGAAGGCCAAACTAAAAAAGTAATTTTAAAAGCTCCAAAACCTCAGGACTTTGAATTATCTGAACAGGTGGTATTAACAGGTACCATGACGGATGATTTATTTATGGCTAAAACAATGCTTTTAAAGTGCCCATCTAAATATAAAGATGAGGAAATTTATATAAAGTCGACTGTTGAATTATGAATACGATTCAATATGTTGGTGAGCACCTTTGGATTCATTATGCTGGACATTTCTTAGTTCTATTAGCATTTTTCAGTGCCCTATTTTCAGTAGTAGCCTTTATTCTTAATTTTAAAAACCTTACTAAAGAATGGGAATCCGCAATAAAAATTGGATTTTATACTCATTGGTTTTCAATTTTAAGTATCCTATTTCTGATTTTTTTCATAATGAGTCGGCACTATTATGAATATCAATATGTTTGGGCACATGTATCTGATGAACTTCCAATGAAATATATCTTGTCAGCTTTCTGGGAAGGTCAGGAAGGAAGTTTTTTATTATGGATATTCTGGAATTGCCTCATAGGATTTTTTTTATTACGGTCGAAAAATAAATTTAATATTTCAAATACCATCATTGTTCTGGCTGTCAATTTCATTTTGACCAGCATGCTTTTAGGTATTTATATTGGAGATTCGAGAATTGGCAGTAGTCCGTTTGTTTTATTACGACATGTTATGGATATTCCGCTATTCAATAATGCTGAATACTTGTCACTGATAAAAGGAAATGGGTTAAACCCTTTACTTCAAAATTATTGGAATATTATTCACCCACCAATTTTATTCCTCGGTTTTTCTTCAACTATTGTTCCTTTTGCCTTTTCGTTATCAGGACTTATTTACAGAGATTATACCTCCTGGTTAAAAGCTGTTTTACCCTGGGCTCTATTTTCAGGATTTATTTTAGGTACTGGTATTTTAATGGGTGGTGCCTGGGCATATGAAGCACTTAGTTTTGGTGGATATTGGGCTTGGGATCCAGTTGAAAATATGTCGTTAGTACCCTGGATTGTATTGATTGCTGGAATTCATACGAATTTAATCGCAAAATCAACACAATATTCTATTACCCCAATGATTGCAACTTATTTGCTTTCATTTTTTATGGTGGTCTATTCTTCATTTTTAACTAGAAGTGGAATACTTGGCGATAGCTCTGCACATGCCTTTACCCAAATGGGCTTAGAATGGCAATTGGTTATATTTTGCACAATTATATTAATTGTTCCATCTGTCTATTTATTTAAAAGAATAGCTGAAATTCCAAGAAAAAATACTGAAGAGCAAATTATGTCCAGAGAATTCTGGATGTTTATTGGTAGTTTGGTTTTACTTTTTAGTGCTCTATTAATTAGTTTTACAACGTCCATTCCAGTATATAATAAAATTCTTGACCTCCTTGGAAATATTACAAATAGTTCATTGGAAAGTTACCATAGAAGTACACCATTAGATCCCGTCGCCCATCATAATCAATATCAAATATGGATTGGAATTTTTATTGGATTTTTGGCATCTGCATCTTTATATTTAAAATATCTAGGTGAACGAAAAGCAAATTTAAATAAAGCGTTTTTGATAAATTTATCGATTTGCTTTATTGGATCCTTAGCACTTAGTTATTTCAATTCATATTCTTTTGAAAATTTAAATTGGAGTCACGCTCTTTTGTTATGGTCTGCCTGGTTTGCAATTGTTTCCTCTTTAGTGTTTTTTATACGAATGTTGAGATTTCAATTTCGATTAGCAGGAACTGTATTATCACATGGCGGATTTGGAATATTACTTTTGGGAATATTATTTACAGGAATCAATAAAAAAATAATTTCTAGCAATCAGTTTGCTCAACAAGGATTAGTAGAAAATTGGTCTGATGATGATATTGCGAAACACTTAACTTTAATTAAGGATCAAAAAATGTTTATGAATGGATATTGGGTTCAATATCTTTCAGATACTTTTATATTAAAAAGTAGAATCTATGAACTTGAATTCTGGAAAGAGGATACTCTAAATAATAAAACGGAAAGCTTCAAATTATATCCAGAAATTCAATACGACAATAAACTAACCAAAGTAGCTGCTTCAAATCCATCTACAAAACACTATATAAACAAGGATGTGTTTTCGTTGATTGCACAAATTCCACAAACCCAAGTTGATGTTGAAACTGCGCAAAAAGCAGAAGACAGTTTAAACTATGAGACCTATTTTTGTAAATTGGGTGATACCTTTTTTACAAAAAAACATGTCGTCGTTTTGAGTGCTATTTTAAATGATTTTGATGCGAAAGATTTTGAATTTAAACCGAATGATCAAAAGTTGCAACTCATTTTTAAGGTAAAAAATCTGGAAGATGATACTGCCAGAACAGCCACTCCCTCAATAGTATTCAGAAATAATTTAGTGTATAGATTTCCGTATCAGATTGATCCGTATCAAATGCGAATTCAAATTCCTGATACTGCATTTAGCACTTTAGTGCCTGAATTTGGCTCACAAAAATTCAATGCTATCGTTTTGAAAAAGGGCAACGAAATAGAAATTGGTGACCAAAAATTTATTAAGCTAATTGGATTTAGTAAAGAAATTGATCCTGATATCTATGTGCCTCAAGAAAATGAAATAGCCATTTCAGCACAATTAGAATATAGAGACCACGAGAAACGTTCTGTTTTGAATCCTATTTATCTAATTAAAGGCAACCAGGTTATTTCACTCCCTGTGAGCGCTGTGTACCCAGGAATTACAATACGGTTTACTAAAATCAACCCTGCAACAGAAGAAATGAGTTTTGATTATGCTGTTCATGCGCCAATTACATCCATTAAAATTCCATTGCAAATTGCTGAAAATGCTTCCAGAAATGATTTTATAGTAATTCAGGTTACTGAGTTTCCATGGATAAATTTAGTTTGGTTTGGCAGTATCGTTATGTTACTTGGTTTGCTATTATCAGCATACTACAAAAGAAATACGACTCGTTTTGAAGTATAAAATTGTATTAATCGGTTCAGGTAATTTAGCTACTTCATTAGGAGTCAAACTATTTGAAAGCGCACAGCAAGTAGTTCAGGTGTATTCAAAGACTTTAGAAAATGCAAAAGGATTAGCAAAGAAACTGCATTGCAATTATACGAATTCATTAAATGAAATTGATACTTCTGCAGATATTTATATAATAGGAATTAAAGATGATAAAATCCATGAAGTTTCAATTGCTTTGAAACAATTTTTAAAGCCGGATAAAATTATAGCCCATACTTCTGGAGTTAATAGTCCGAATTTAATTGATGATTATTTTATAAATCGTTCGTTATTTTATCCATTACAAAGTTTTAGCAAGATTAAAACACTTCTATGGGATGAAATTCCAATTTTTTTAGAAGGAAGCACGTATGCAACAAAGCTTTTGACGGAGGTGGCTCATGGATTATCAAATCAAGTTTTAGAAATGAATGATCAGATCAGGACACATTTACATTTAGCTTCTGTGTTTGCAAATAATTTTTCAAATTTTAATCTTCTGATCGCAGAACGAATTTTAGCAAAATCTAAAGTGCCTTTTACGGTCATTCAAAGTTTAATGAAAGAGACGATTGACAAAGCATTTGCGCTGGGTTCTAAAAGTGCTCAAACCGGACCAGCTAAACGAGGTGACAATTTAACTATTGAAAAGCATATTCGATTATTGGTTACAGAATTTCCAGAATATCGTTCGTTGTATAAAAAATATTCTCAAATCATCCAAAAAGAATTTAAACATGAGAATCCTGGGACAGATTCCACATCCTAATTTAAACATTACCGTTTTTAAATCAAACAACAAATACATTGTCAAATTTGAGATTGGACCCTTCGAACAAAGCTATAAATTTTTAGAAGCAAATAGCATATCAGGATTTGAAGATGTAAGCCGTTTAGTAGATGAAGTATGGCTTAAAGAAATTTTTCATGTTTTTGATCAAATGAATAAGCAATATCAAAGGATCTCTTCAAATATTACTTAAAAATTATGAACACTTTTAAAACACAATTCCAATTCATTGCAGCTAGTTTTATATTCTGGATTTCAGCTTGCGTAGTTGATCCTGTTGACCCCAATGGAAATTTTACTGGACCTAGTGAAATTACTATTGTTATAACTTCTGGAACATTTTCAGGCAAAACCTATAATTTAATTAGCAATTCATCAGGAGATGATCACAATTTTATTATTTCAAATTCGATTAATAAAATTCTTTGTGAGCCAATACAAATAATAGACTCAAATAATCTTAGCGAAGAGAGCTTTATAAACTGGGCTTGGGTTTCAGATTCAATAAAAGGAACCTATGAAGCCATTTTTGCAACAGATCCCTCCGTTTATAAGTCCGGTGACATTCAATTACATTTTAGAAACCTGGATGAACTAAATACGTATATTCCAAAAGGAACACAGATAATCATAGAAGAATTTGGCGGACTTTCTGGAGCAATCATCGGACAATTTGGATTCAGCGCTCCATTAGATTACCGATTAAATGGAATTAACAGGCGAGAAAATGCCAGTTTTGAAATTCATTTTAAAATAAAAAGAGGAGAAAATATTTAATTTTTTACACATTAGGCAGTGATAATCAGTTATTTACATATTTTAACTTGAAAAGAAAATGTAACGCTACAAGAATTGCATATAAATATTATAAAAATCCAAATTATTTTCTGAAACTTTACGCAGCGGTAATTTTTAATTCATTCACTAACAAATTTCTATTTTATCATGAAAAACTTATTTTTATTATTTGCTTTCACTCTTTGTGTTGGTTTTCTAAATGCACAAACTACACCAACTGACACAAAAAAACCAAGCTCTACTACTACTCAAACACCTACTTCTACAAAAACTGTAGATGCTGCAAAACCTGGTGATGCTACTGAAATGACTGATTCTCAATTAAAAGAACACAAATGCACAAAAGCATGTAGAACCGGAAAACATTCCTATGCACATGGTGAAAAAGGGCATACCTGTACAGAAGCTTGTCGCAGACCTAAAACAGATGCTAAACCTAAAACAACTACTAGAACAGATGGCAGAGCAAAAGTTCCTGCTCCAACTCCTCAGAAGTAATTTTGAGAATACATAAAATAAAAAAAGCTCTGCATTTGCAGGGCTTTTTTTATTAAAAGATGAATTTATTTGAGGTGTTAGATCCTGTGATTTAAATATTCAATAATTTGTAAAAAAGTTCTCAATCTTAGATTGAGAACTTTTATCACCAAATAAATATAAATAGCTTTTTAGCAATCAATAGATAAGGAAAATTTTAATCTCCTGTTGATCTTCACTACATTCTGTGTTAAATAAAAAAGGCCCGATTTTGTCGAGCCGTTTAAAGTGGAGCTGGCGGGAGTCGAACCCGCGTCCAGAGAAAGAACAAATGAGCTTTCTACATGCTTAGTTTCATATTTGATTGTCAGGATAAAAGGAGCTTAAGAAACGAGCTTTTTTATCCTTATTCTCTATTTAATCTCGCCTGATAAAAGAGATCATTATCTAGCCAGTCTGAATTTGATGATGTGCTTATCGACTTAGTCAGACATTCAGCCGGAAGCACACAAGCATTCTAATTCCTAGAATTAGGCAGCAAGGGCAAAAGATGTATTGCCATTTAATGTTCGACAACCGTTTTTTACGTAGCGTGTTATCATCCTACGGCATGCTTACTAATCTATTACATTTCCTGTCGATTCCAAGCAACCCCAATAAATTATTTGCAAATAATTTCAATATCAAATTATAAGCTATAAATATTTTTGAATTGAATATCTCTCAGAAAAAGCAGACTTCTTTAAATCTGTAAAATGTATAACACAGGAATCTATAAATTCGTTCCAGGATTAAAAATAATTTGAAAGATTTTGAGCAATCCGGTCCTTTATACGTATTGAGGAATCAGGTTTTATAAAATGCTTTCCGACTAATTTGTCATACAATTCTATGTAGCGTTCTGAAACATGCCACACGAATAAATCGGACATTTCAGGCATTAATTGATCATCCTTACCTTGAAAACCATGTGACATTAGCCATTCTCTTACAAACTCTTTGGATAATTGAATTTGAGGCTGATTTAATTCCAGATTCAATTTATAATTTTCGAGTTCAAAGTACCTTGAACTATCTGGTGTATGAATTTCATCCATCAACATAAGTTCGCCATCATAGATTCCAAACTCATATTTGGTATCCACTAAAATTAAACCTTGATCAGCCGCTAACTTAGTTCCTCTTTTAAATAATTGATGGGAATAATCAATCATTTGATCTAGCTGAGCAGTAGAAATAATATTGAGTTCTTTTAATTGAAGAATGGAAATATCAAGATCATGTCCTTCTGTTGCTTTCGTAGTAGGCGTAATGATTGGCTTTTCAAATTTTTGATTTTCTATCATTCCATCTTCGAGTGCTTCACCACATAAACTTCTAAGACCGCTATTATAAGTGCGCCAGGCATGTCCGGTTAAATATCCTCTGATAACCATTTCAATAGGGATCGCTGAACATTTTTTGCCTATAGAAACATTTGGGTCTGGTGTATTATCAAGCCATACTGGACAAATATCTCGTACCGCATTTAAAAAATGAGAAGCAATTAGATTCAAGACTTGTCCTTTATAAGGAATGGGCCTTGAAAGGATGTGATCAAATGCTGAAATACGGTCTGTAGCAACAATGATTAACTGATCACCGATATCATATACATCCCTAACTTTACCTTGGTACTTATGTTGCTGATTTTTAAAATGAAAATCAGTGGTAACTATTGAATTAGATTCAGGCGAATTCACAAAATCATTTTTTAATTAAAATTCGTATGAGGAGAAAGAGTCTTCTTCCCGTTTAAATATTTTTTACAGAGTTTCTATCTAATAGAATATCTTTTAACTCCTTTAACATTGCATATTCTTGTGGCAGCATCTTCTTAAATGCTTCTTTAAATGCCACATACGCTGAATCTTCTACAACCGGAATCTTGTTTTTTAGAACATCTTTCACAAGAATGATATCTTGCTTGATCAACTGTCGGACCCGGGGCAATTCATGCCAATCAGCTTCGATAGCGATCGTGCGAATTTCCTTAGCGTCTGATCCTTCCAACTCTATAATAGATGAATTTATAGTGGTCATCATGATCTGGTCATTTGAAAGGTCTCCATTTAAGAGGATCCAGTTGCCCTCTATTGAATTTGGCTTTAATAATAATACTTCAAGACCTTTCTCATGAATTCTATACACAATTAGGCGTATCTGATTTCTAACAGTCATACTACAAAGGTACGGCGAGATAAAATGATATCAAAACTTGTAATAAAACGCAAATAGTTTAGATTTGATATTCCTTTTTCAGGAATTAAACGGTTTAATATTATATTGATTAAAATACCTTCTTAACCTCCTGAATGCGTGTTCCTTAACTTGTCGTGTGCGTTCTGAAGACATTCCGTACCGCGCTGCAACTTCTTCAAGACCTTTGGGCATTTCTCCATCTAAGCCATACATCAGACTTAAAATTTCCCGTTCTCTTGGAGACAGATGCACCAAACCAAAGTTCAATTCTTCACTCATCGATTCTTTAATTAAAGCAAGATCTGGGGATTCAGCAGAATTGTCTCCGATCGTATCTATCATTTCGAAACCACCTTCTTGTCCATCTACAG from Saprospiraceae bacterium carries:
- a CDS encoding cytochrome c maturation protein CcmE, with amino-acid sequence MKKSFIIAFALIGVAVALLISASKDFSTYSSFSKAKKNGGVVKIVGQLAKEQEIYYEPDKDANFFSFYLTDKEGQTKKVILKAPKPQDFELSEQVVLTGTMTDDLFMAKTMLLKCPSKYKDEEIYIKSTVEL
- the ffh gene encoding signal recognition particle protein, with the protein product MFDSLNERLELALKTIRGESRITELNVAESIKEIRRALVEADVNYKIAKEFTDKIKEQALGSKNILKSVKPGELMVKIVMDELVELMGGQAEGLNLNGNPAVILIAGLQGSGKTTFSGKLSLFLKTKKNKKVLLTACDVYRPAAIDQLTVLSEQVGVEIYKEPEVKDPVVIAKNAIEYARTHKLDVVIIDTAGRTSVDEEMMEEIERIKITVQPSETLFVVDSMTGQDAVNTAQAFNSRINFDGVVLTKLDGDTRGGAALSIKYTVGKPIKFVSMGEKMDALDIFYPDRMAQRILGMGDIVSLVERAQEQFDETEAKKIEKKIKQNKFDFNDFQQQLQQIKKMGDLKSLLGMIPGAGKMMKDVNIDEKAFSKVEAIIQSMTPQERANPDILNMSRKNRIATGCGKTVHEINAFIKQFEEMRKMMFMFSKGQGMGQMMNQMKNLRR
- a CDS encoding phosphoribosylaminoimidazolesuccinocarboxamide synthase; the protein is MNSPESNSIVTTDFHFKNQQHKYQGKVRDVYDIGDQLIIVATDRISAFDHILSRPIPYKGQVLNLIASHFLNAVRDICPVWLDNTPDPNVSIGKKCSAIPIEMVIRGYLTGHAWRTYNSGLRSLCGEALEDGMIENQKFEKPIITPTTKATEGHDLDISILQLKELNIISTAQLDQMIDYSHQLFKRGTKLAADQGLILVDTKYEFGIYDGELMLMDEIHTPDSSRYFELENYKLNLELNQPQIQLSKEFVREWLMSHGFQGKDDQLMPEMSDLFVWHVSERYIELYDKLVGKHFIKPDSSIRIKDRIAQNLSNYF
- a CDS encoding DUF2520 domain-containing protein, whose product is MKYKIVLIGSGNLATSLGVKLFESAQQVVQVYSKTLENAKGLAKKLHCNYTNSLNEIDTSADIYIIGIKDDKIHEVSIALKQFLKPDKIIAHTSGVNSPNLIDDYFINRSLFYPLQSFSKIKTLLWDEIPIFLEGSTYATKLLTEVAHGLSNQVLEMNDQIRTHLHLASVFANNFSNFNLLIAERILAKSKVPFTVIQSLMKETIDKAFALGSKSAQTGPAKRGDNLTIEKHIRLLVTEFPEYRSLYKKYSQIIQKEFKHENPGTDSTS
- the ccsA gene encoding cytochrome c biogenesis protein CcsA; the protein is MNTIQYVGEHLWIHYAGHFLVLLAFFSALFSVVAFILNFKNLTKEWESAIKIGFYTHWFSILSILFLIFFIMSRHYYEYQYVWAHVSDELPMKYILSAFWEGQEGSFLLWIFWNCLIGFFLLRSKNKFNISNTIIVLAVNFILTSMLLGIYIGDSRIGSSPFVLLRHVMDIPLFNNAEYLSLIKGNGLNPLLQNYWNIIHPPILFLGFSSTIVPFAFSLSGLIYRDYTSWLKAVLPWALFSGFILGTGILMGGAWAYEALSFGGYWAWDPVENMSLVPWIVLIAGIHTNLIAKSTQYSITPMIATYLLSFFMVVYSSFLTRSGILGDSSAHAFTQMGLEWQLVIFCTIILIVPSVYLFKRIAEIPRKNTEEQIMSREFWMFIGSLVLLFSALLISFTTSIPVYNKILDLLGNITNSSLESYHRSTPLDPVAHHNQYQIWIGIFIGFLASASLYLKYLGERKANLNKAFLINLSICFIGSLALSYFNSYSFENLNWSHALLLWSAWFAIVSSLVFFIRMLRFQFRLAGTVLSHGGFGILLLGILFTGINKKIISSNQFAQQGLVENWSDDDIAKHLTLIKDQKMFMNGYWVQYLSDTFILKSRIYELEFWKEDTLNNKTESFKLYPEIQYDNKLTKVAASNPSTKHYINKDVFSLIAQIPQTQVDVETAQKAEDSLNYETYFCKLGDTFFTKKHVVVLSAILNDFDAKDFEFKPNDQKLQLIFKVKNLEDDTARTATPSIVFRNNLVYRFPYQIDPYQMRIQIPDTAFSTLVPEFGSQKFNAIVLKKGNEIEIGDQKFIKLIGFSKEIDPDIYVPQENEIAISAQLEYRDHEKRSVLNPIYLIKGNQVISLPVSAVYPGITIRFTKINPATEEMSFDYAVHAPITSIKIPLQIAENASRNDFIVIQVTEFPWINLVWFGSIVMLLGLLLSAYYKRNTTRFEV
- a CDS encoding T9SS type A sorting domain-containing protein, which codes for MARRLLFVFFIFLSFKIFGQLTNGSIAPDFSVEDINGNTYSLYAMMGSNKSACLDFSATWCSPCWAFHTSGVLESVYNNLGNETTVVMLESDWNTNTNCLYGPSGCNSSTQGNWVAGIPYQIADLSGSNGASVNNDYNINYYPTLYVISPDKRSWEIGTRTYQNYANWITKSFKLAATANLTNSTCGDNGKIVLNVTGGFSTLSYKWSNGMTSKDLNNLPGGTYSVTITDVNTYFKEFGPFTIDGPTKRVDIVSSQLIHVKCFNEPTGSIFIDVNYGTPPYNFNWSNGNTTDAPDNLKAGTYTVTVTDNAGCTKVKSYTLNQPSDLTLSTVPGKETCDEINGFIQAKANGGIFPYDYDLGFGQQTSPYFSDLKGEKSYTVTVTDANGCEETSTTYVDATHKPDVHAGTDKPLDCKKEIINLDGSQSSQGGAFIYLWTTKEGNIVKGQETLLPDVNLPGKYFLKVTDAGNKCFDVDSVVVLDKRVFPNIQSSNDTTLNCVFLETELKGTSKDLQTKFYWKKQNDTSFLIQGKSILVNVDAKYILHVKDTINLCVSKDTIEIKKDQLVPEAIANPEKDVSCINTEVIIDGSASSKGANFKYLWTSANGNIVTGANTLMPIVNKGGDYEFQVENTQNFCKAFATVIVFEQTVPEAAFEQSVNGLNIQLTDQSKGIPTKWNWSFGDGSISSLKNPTHSYTSDGEYEICLTINNDCGEHIKCNKILVGISAALNLASWDIHNVSCFGGSNGKIKINVQGGVPPYQYIWNTQQQSNEISDLSIGNYSVQIIDQQGTKIVKSFTITQPLEISLKNQQITGSNAGADNGSISLDVEGGIPQYTYLWSNGQLTNPAINLAPGDYTCSLTDANSCIKVLGPFIVKELTLNNEIDFVKQFELRPNPVSSKGSIYVDLDRSKLFNLSLVNIFGKELWSKQYSAKSIIELVDVSDFSKGIYFIVLRTEHKKEVLKWIVE
- a CDS encoding ATP-binding cassette domain-containing protein, producing the protein MSKHVIQAINLNLGYNDEYIISSLNWTLQEGDWVEIQASNSAGKSTLLDSIYGNPMHCSGQLLVLDYSLIPLNKSDKLEIRRKIGYASQKNRLLLNKTLRANLLMALDASDKVFDQTQDELISNLLEKLELKHLVKTEIEHMSNSDQVLVSIARALINKPKLLLMDQSLDALDVTRRNMVIELIQQLRQTERMTILSTSLFGIAPEITTCKSLRMNNGQFIVGS